From one Bombus affinis isolate iyBomAffi1 chromosome 9, iyBomAffi1.2, whole genome shotgun sequence genomic stretch:
- the LOC126920060 gene encoding histone-lysine N-methyltransferase NSD2 isoform X3, with protein sequence MNTINRVNSKVGITIESRFGELDRNLGTTCSNFKNDPKDFSINFSKTSPGRSRYGRTIKPKSPKNEVATSSKNSKMPRNRKYQNSPDSSNDSTDENNTVNDMDDTSDSSTSLSIMEDTTPKLVDSPIQCNWILGQLAWARVGNFPFWPCVITLDPVLMVYHRLKDFKKLSESITAEVKKRDAKYAAAFIVKPGIKSKWESAIEEAMEVESMSNDDRAHVFKPKEKSIRNKSSKISEEKDKANKRKNSSDSNGPDFKRARQDNVYEVDKEKTDGTKQRMLKYIENGKNHSKLNSDTPPLSPLSQRDSNDEISLVQKVEFRTEEDVDGVFEVYYERNRDMLEDEYPDASEHDIRKYLKKTWDNMNSSFRKKYRSYVTSDTTSAHTKENSLNNEDDLLEMNGSAKDNKRSRIKVEKEEISVSETKRNRPYNLFKGTKQEKVCQICEKTGKLTRCKGPCYSYFHLSCVKPGESSPEHSVDENIMDDKILDDINEIKQSNIDNDENNGKSEEQEDEFFKCIDCLSGVAPACFICNEREGDRIRCSVLACGKHYHSSCLKSWPQSHWQGGRLTCPYHVCHTCSSDNPQDSHSRAPNEKLARCVRCPSSYHTSTSCLPAGSVILTGSQIVCPKHYQAPQPPVNAAWCFLCTRGGSLICCDTCPTSFHLECLGIDAPDGAFICEDCETGRLPLYGEVVWVKLGNYRWWPSRICYPHEIPENIEAIPHNPGKFCVMFLGSNNYHWIHRGRAFLYQDGDANIKPPIGKKNRDDTYRKALEEANEIHQRLKVERAAAKDHGPRGLKPPHYVKLKMNKPVGNVKPAEVESIVACDCDAEWENPCAPGTDCLNRILLVECSPGICPAGAKCKNQAFVQRQYPAMEPFHTVGRGWGLRSLEHIKAGQFVIEYVGEVIDEAEYKRRLHRKKELKNENFYFLTIDNNRMIDAEPKGNLSRFMNHSCSPNCETQKWTVNGDTRIGLFALCDIECGEELTFNYNLACDGETRKPCLCGAPNCSGFIGLKVQKPQVTTPSTTGIQQKKFDKIDKMKRQKRSRKHVLCWSCGQEIEKLTEFVVCDQKTCNKKYHKSCVIIDDTDSRFSCPWHHCAECRRRTSAHCSFCSAAFCQVHLDGNLFEYSEKAGFVCKLHESMDMQRSAEDEKDYSDNDTETDKEHSSTGSNSPLIIMEKSIPREPSPRVSIIEVHPSSEESEESQKEDDEEATQSTNFMPCEYSSKSMKRKELHRLSLRLKGEKDQVEKFSNLTSSQLEAIIGGSLFE encoded by the exons ATGAATACTATCAACAGAGTAAATAGCAAGGTGGGCATAACAATTGAATCAAGATTTGGCGAATTGGACAGAAATTTGGGAACAACCTGCAGTAACTTTAAAAATGACCCAAAGGACTTCAGTATCAATTTTAGTAAAACTTCACCTGGTAGAAGTCGGTATGGCAGAACAATAAAACCCAAGTCTCCTAAGAATGAGGTTGCCACTTCCTCAAAG AATTCTAAAATGCCAAGGAATCGTAAATATCAAAATTCACCAGATAGTAGTAACGATAGTACAGATGAAAATAATACAGTTAACGATATGGATGATACAAGTGATTCTTCCACTAGTTTAAGTATTATGGAGGATACTACTCCAAAATTGGTTGATTCTCCTATACAGTGTAATTGGATATTAGGTCAATTAGCATGGGCCAGAGTTGGTAATTTTCCTTTTTGGCCTTGTGTTATAACACTTGATCCAGTTCTAATGGTATATCATAGATTAAAAG ACTTTAAAAAATTATCAGAATCAATAACTGCAGAAGTAAAGAAGAGAGATGCTAAATATGCCGCAGCATTTATTGTTAAGCCTGGTATAAAGTCAAAATGGGAAAGTGCGATCGAAGAAGCTATGGAAGTTGAATCAATGAGTAATGATGATAGAGCACATGTTTTTAAGCCAAAGGAAAAAAGTATAAGAAATAAATCATCTAAAATATCAGAGGAAAAGGATAAagctaataaaagaaaaaactcAAGTGATTCAAATGGTCCTGATTTTAAACGTGCTAGGCAAGATAAT GTATATGAAGTAGATAAAGAGAAAACAGATGGAACTAAACAAAGAATGCTTAAATACATTGAGAATGGTAAAAATCATTCGAAACTTAATTCAGATACACCTCCGTTATCTCCCTTAAGTCAAAGAGATTCCAATGACGAAATCTCTCTTGTGCAAAAGGTTGAATTTCGTACTGAAGAGGATGTAGATGGTGTCTTTGAAGTTTATTACGAACGAAATCGAGATATGTTAGAAGACGAATATCCAGATGCGTCGGAACACGATAttaggaaatatttaaaaaagactTGGGATAATATGAATTCTTCTTTTCGCAAAAAATATCGATCATATGTAACATCAGACACTACTAGTGCtcatacaaaagaaaattcattaaacaacGAAGACGACTTATTAGAAATGAATGGAAGTGCTAAAGATAATAAAAGGTcaagaattaaagttgaaaagGAAGAGATAAGTGTTTCAGAAACGAAAAGAAATAGACCTTATAATCTTTTCAAAGGAACAAAGCAAGAGAAAGTTTGTCAAATATGTGAAAAAACTGGGAAATTAACTAGGTGTAAAGGTCCTTGTTATTCATATTTTCACCTTTCTTGTGTGAAACCAGGAGAATCTAGTCCAGAGCATTCTGTTGATGAGAATATAATGGATGATAAAATTCTCGATGATATAAATGAGATTAAACAAAGCAATATTGATAATGATGAGAATAACG GTAAATCAGAAGAGCAAGAGGacgaattttttaaatgtatcgATTGCTTATCAGGTGTAGCACCTGCTTGCTTTATATGTAATGAAAGAGAAGGAGATAGAATAAGATGTTCTGTGTTAGCTTGTGGAAAACATTATCATTCGTCTTGCTTGAAATCGTGGCCACAG TCTCATTGGCAAGGAGGCCGCTTAACTTGTCCATATCATGTATGTCATACATGCAGTTCAGACAACCCTCAGGATAGTCATTCGAGAGCTCCAAACGAGAAATTAGCACGATGTGTTCGTTGTCCTTCATCCTACCATACATCTACGTCTTGTTTACCTGCTGGTTCGGTAATTTTAACTGGCAGCCAAATAGTTTGTCCGAAGCATTACCAAGCCCCACAACCTCCAGTAAACGCAGCATGGTGCTTTTTATGTACAAGAGGCGGAAGTCTTATCTGTTGTGATACATGTCCAACGTCATTTCATTTGGAATGTTTAG GTATTGATGCTCCGGATGGTGCATTTATTTGTGAAGATTGTGAAACAGGCAGATTGCCTCTGTATGGAGAAGTTGTATGGGTTAAACTTGGTAATTACCGTTGGTGGCCATCTCGTATTTGTTATCCTCATGAAATTCCTGAAAACATAGAAGCTATACCTCACAATCCTGGTAAATTTTGCGTAATGTTTTTAGGATCAAATAATTATCATTGGATTCATAG aGGACGCGCTTTTCTTTATCAAGATGGTGATGCAAACATAAAACCACCAATTGGGAAAAAAAATAGGGATGATACTTATCGTAAAGCATTAGAAGAAGCCAATGAGATTCATCAGCGTTTAAAGGTCGAAAGAGCTGCAGCTAAAGACCATGGACCAAGAGGATTGAAACCTCCACATTATGTCAAATTAAAG ATGAATAAACCAGTTGGCAATGTAAAGCCAGCAGAGGTTGAAAGCATCGTTGCGTGCGATTGTGACGCAGAATGGGAAAATCCATGTGCTCCAGGCACAGATTGTCTTAATCGAATATTATTAGTTGAATGTAGCCCTGGCATTTGCCCAGCTGGTGCCAAATGTAAAAATCAAGCATTTGTACAAAGACAATATCCAGCTATGGAACCATTTCATACCGTAGGACGTGGTTGGGGTCTTAGAAGTTTAGAACATATTAAAGCTGGTCAGTTTGTTATAGAATATGTAGGTGAAGTTATAGATGAAGCTGAATACAAACGAAGACTACATAGGAAGAAGGAATTAAAGaacgagaatttttattttttaactatAGATAATAATAGAATGATCGACGCTGAACCAAAAGGCAATTTAAGTCGGTTTATGA ATCATTCGTGTTCACCAAATTGTGAAACGCAAAAATGGACAGTTAATGGAGATACGCGTATAGGTCTGTTTGCATTATGCGATATCGAGTGCGGCGAAGAATTGacctttaattataatttagctTGTGATGGAGAAACTCGAAAGCCCTGCCTCTGTGGAGCGCCAAATTGTAGTGGTTTTATAGGTTTAAAAGTACAGAAACCACAAGTAACTACACCTTCAACAACAGGAATTCAACagaaaaaatttgataaaatcgataaaatgAAACGTCAAAAAAG GTCGAGGAAGCATGTACTATGTTGGAGTTGTGGGCAGGAAATTGAAAAGTTGACAGAGTTTGTTGTTTGCGATCAAAAGACATGCAATAAAAAGTATCATAAATCTTGCGTGATCATTGATGATACAGATTCGAGATTCAGTTGTCCTTGGCATCATTGTGCAGAGTGTCGTCGTAGAACATCTGCACATTGTTCGTTTTGTAGTGCTGCTTTTTGTCAAG TACATCTGGATGGGAATTTATTTGAGTATAGCGAAAAAGCTGGTTTTGTCTGTAAGTTGCATGAAAGTATGGATATGCAAAGATCTGCTGAAGATGAAAAAGATTATTCGGATAATGATACTGAAACAGACAAAGAACATTCTTCTACAGGTTCCAATAGTCCATTGATCATAATGGAAAAATCAATACCGCGTGAACCATCACCAAGAGTTTCCATAATAGAG GTTCATCCGAGTAGTGAGGAAAGTGAAGAATCTCAAAAAGAAGATGATGAAGAAGCAACGCAGTCTACTAATTTTATGCCTTGTGAATACAGCTCGAAAAgtatgaaaagaaaagaattgcACCGATTATCTTTAAGATTGAAAGGAGAAAAAGATCAGGTAGAAAAATTTAGTAATCTTACATCTAGTCAATTGGAGGCTATAATCGGTGGCAGTTTATTTGAATGA
- the LOC126920060 gene encoding histone-lysine N-methyltransferase NSD2 isoform X4, whose protein sequence is MNTINRVNSKNSKMPRNRKYQNSPDSSNDSTDENNTVNDMDDTSDSSTSLSIMEDTTPKLVDSPIQCNWILGQLAWARVGNFPFWPCVITLDPVLMVYHRLKATARSQTLMIHVQYFGDKGRHSWVSSNSMIPFTNLADFKKLSESITAEVKKRDAKYAAAFIVKPGIKSKWESAIEEAMEVESMSNDDRAHVFKPKEKSIRNKSSKISEEKDKANKRKNSSDSNGPDFKRARQDNVYEVDKEKTDGTKQRMLKYIENGKNHSKLNSDTPPLSPLSQRDSNDEISLVQKVEFRTEEDVDGVFEVYYERNRDMLEDEYPDASEHDIRKYLKKTWDNMNSSFRKKYRSYVTSDTTSAHTKENSLNNEDDLLEMNGSAKDNKRSRIKVEKEEISVSETKRNRPYNLFKGTKQEKVCQICEKTGKLTRCKGPCYSYFHLSCVKPGESSPEHSVDENIMDDKILDDINEIKQSNIDNDENNGKSEEQEDEFFKCIDCLSGVAPACFICNEREGDRIRCSVLACGKHYHSSCLKSWPQSHWQGGRLTCPYHVCHTCSSDNPQDSHSRAPNEKLARCVRCPSSYHTSTSCLPAGSVILTGSQIVCPKHYQAPQPPVNAAWCFLCTRGGSLICCDTCPTSFHLECLGIDAPDGAFICEDCETGRLPLYGEVVWVKLGNYRWWPSRICYPHEIPENIEAIPHNPGKFCVMFLGSNNYHWIHRGRAFLYQDGDANIKPPIGKKNRDDTYRKALEEANEIHQRLKVERAAAKDHGPRGLKPPHYVKLKMNKPVGNVKPAEVESIVACDCDAEWENPCAPGTDCLNRILLVECSPGICPAGAKCKNQAFVQRQYPAMEPFHTVGRGWGLRSLEHIKAGQFVIEYVGEVIDEAEYKRRLHRKKELKNENFYFLTIDNNRMIDAEPKGNLSRFMNHSCSPNCETQKWTVNGDTRIGLFALCDIECGEELTFNYNLACDGETRKPCLCGAPNCSGFIGLKVQKPQVTTPSTTGIQQKKFDKIDKMKRQKRSRKHVLCWSCGQEIEKLTEFVVCDQKTCNKKYHKSCVIIDDTDSRFSCPWHHCAECRRRTSAHCSFCSAAFCQVHLDGNLFEYSEKAGFVCKLHESMDMQRSAEDEKDYSDNDTETDKEHSSTGSNSPLIIMEKSIPREPSPRVSIIEVHPSSEESEESQKEDDEEATQSTNFMPCEYSSKSMKRKELHRLSLRLKGEKDQVEKFSNLTSSQLEAIIGGSLFE, encoded by the exons ATGAATACTATCAACAGAGTAAATAGCAAG AATTCTAAAATGCCAAGGAATCGTAAATATCAAAATTCACCAGATAGTAGTAACGATAGTACAGATGAAAATAATACAGTTAACGATATGGATGATACAAGTGATTCTTCCACTAGTTTAAGTATTATGGAGGATACTACTCCAAAATTGGTTGATTCTCCTATACAGTGTAATTGGATATTAGGTCAATTAGCATGGGCCAGAGTTGGTAATTTTCCTTTTTGGCCTTGTGTTATAACACTTGATCCAGTTCTAATGGTATATCATAGATTAAAAG CTACTGCCAGATCACAAACGCTAATGATACATGTCCAATACTTTGGCGATAAAGGACGTCACAGTTGGGTTTCATCAAACTCTATGATTCCATTTACAAATCTTGCAGACTTTAAAAAATTATCAGAATCAATAACTGCAGAAGTAAAGAAGAGAGATGCTAAATATGCCGCAGCATTTATTGTTAAGCCTGGTATAAAGTCAAAATGGGAAAGTGCGATCGAAGAAGCTATGGAAGTTGAATCAATGAGTAATGATGATAGAGCACATGTTTTTAAGCCAAAGGAAAAAAGTATAAGAAATAAATCATCTAAAATATCAGAGGAAAAGGATAAagctaataaaagaaaaaactcAAGTGATTCAAATGGTCCTGATTTTAAACGTGCTAGGCAAGATAAT GTATATGAAGTAGATAAAGAGAAAACAGATGGAACTAAACAAAGAATGCTTAAATACATTGAGAATGGTAAAAATCATTCGAAACTTAATTCAGATACACCTCCGTTATCTCCCTTAAGTCAAAGAGATTCCAATGACGAAATCTCTCTTGTGCAAAAGGTTGAATTTCGTACTGAAGAGGATGTAGATGGTGTCTTTGAAGTTTATTACGAACGAAATCGAGATATGTTAGAAGACGAATATCCAGATGCGTCGGAACACGATAttaggaaatatttaaaaaagactTGGGATAATATGAATTCTTCTTTTCGCAAAAAATATCGATCATATGTAACATCAGACACTACTAGTGCtcatacaaaagaaaattcattaaacaacGAAGACGACTTATTAGAAATGAATGGAAGTGCTAAAGATAATAAAAGGTcaagaattaaagttgaaaagGAAGAGATAAGTGTTTCAGAAACGAAAAGAAATAGACCTTATAATCTTTTCAAAGGAACAAAGCAAGAGAAAGTTTGTCAAATATGTGAAAAAACTGGGAAATTAACTAGGTGTAAAGGTCCTTGTTATTCATATTTTCACCTTTCTTGTGTGAAACCAGGAGAATCTAGTCCAGAGCATTCTGTTGATGAGAATATAATGGATGATAAAATTCTCGATGATATAAATGAGATTAAACAAAGCAATATTGATAATGATGAGAATAACG GTAAATCAGAAGAGCAAGAGGacgaattttttaaatgtatcgATTGCTTATCAGGTGTAGCACCTGCTTGCTTTATATGTAATGAAAGAGAAGGAGATAGAATAAGATGTTCTGTGTTAGCTTGTGGAAAACATTATCATTCGTCTTGCTTGAAATCGTGGCCACAG TCTCATTGGCAAGGAGGCCGCTTAACTTGTCCATATCATGTATGTCATACATGCAGTTCAGACAACCCTCAGGATAGTCATTCGAGAGCTCCAAACGAGAAATTAGCACGATGTGTTCGTTGTCCTTCATCCTACCATACATCTACGTCTTGTTTACCTGCTGGTTCGGTAATTTTAACTGGCAGCCAAATAGTTTGTCCGAAGCATTACCAAGCCCCACAACCTCCAGTAAACGCAGCATGGTGCTTTTTATGTACAAGAGGCGGAAGTCTTATCTGTTGTGATACATGTCCAACGTCATTTCATTTGGAATGTTTAG GTATTGATGCTCCGGATGGTGCATTTATTTGTGAAGATTGTGAAACAGGCAGATTGCCTCTGTATGGAGAAGTTGTATGGGTTAAACTTGGTAATTACCGTTGGTGGCCATCTCGTATTTGTTATCCTCATGAAATTCCTGAAAACATAGAAGCTATACCTCACAATCCTGGTAAATTTTGCGTAATGTTTTTAGGATCAAATAATTATCATTGGATTCATAG aGGACGCGCTTTTCTTTATCAAGATGGTGATGCAAACATAAAACCACCAATTGGGAAAAAAAATAGGGATGATACTTATCGTAAAGCATTAGAAGAAGCCAATGAGATTCATCAGCGTTTAAAGGTCGAAAGAGCTGCAGCTAAAGACCATGGACCAAGAGGATTGAAACCTCCACATTATGTCAAATTAAAG ATGAATAAACCAGTTGGCAATGTAAAGCCAGCAGAGGTTGAAAGCATCGTTGCGTGCGATTGTGACGCAGAATGGGAAAATCCATGTGCTCCAGGCACAGATTGTCTTAATCGAATATTATTAGTTGAATGTAGCCCTGGCATTTGCCCAGCTGGTGCCAAATGTAAAAATCAAGCATTTGTACAAAGACAATATCCAGCTATGGAACCATTTCATACCGTAGGACGTGGTTGGGGTCTTAGAAGTTTAGAACATATTAAAGCTGGTCAGTTTGTTATAGAATATGTAGGTGAAGTTATAGATGAAGCTGAATACAAACGAAGACTACATAGGAAGAAGGAATTAAAGaacgagaatttttattttttaactatAGATAATAATAGAATGATCGACGCTGAACCAAAAGGCAATTTAAGTCGGTTTATGA ATCATTCGTGTTCACCAAATTGTGAAACGCAAAAATGGACAGTTAATGGAGATACGCGTATAGGTCTGTTTGCATTATGCGATATCGAGTGCGGCGAAGAATTGacctttaattataatttagctTGTGATGGAGAAACTCGAAAGCCCTGCCTCTGTGGAGCGCCAAATTGTAGTGGTTTTATAGGTTTAAAAGTACAGAAACCACAAGTAACTACACCTTCAACAACAGGAATTCAACagaaaaaatttgataaaatcgataaaatgAAACGTCAAAAAAG GTCGAGGAAGCATGTACTATGTTGGAGTTGTGGGCAGGAAATTGAAAAGTTGACAGAGTTTGTTGTTTGCGATCAAAAGACATGCAATAAAAAGTATCATAAATCTTGCGTGATCATTGATGATACAGATTCGAGATTCAGTTGTCCTTGGCATCATTGTGCAGAGTGTCGTCGTAGAACATCTGCACATTGTTCGTTTTGTAGTGCTGCTTTTTGTCAAG TACATCTGGATGGGAATTTATTTGAGTATAGCGAAAAAGCTGGTTTTGTCTGTAAGTTGCATGAAAGTATGGATATGCAAAGATCTGCTGAAGATGAAAAAGATTATTCGGATAATGATACTGAAACAGACAAAGAACATTCTTCTACAGGTTCCAATAGTCCATTGATCATAATGGAAAAATCAATACCGCGTGAACCATCACCAAGAGTTTCCATAATAGAG GTTCATCCGAGTAGTGAGGAAAGTGAAGAATCTCAAAAAGAAGATGATGAAGAAGCAACGCAGTCTACTAATTTTATGCCTTGTGAATACAGCTCGAAAAgtatgaaaagaaaagaattgcACCGATTATCTTTAAGATTGAAAGGAGAAAAAGATCAGGTAGAAAAATTTAGTAATCTTACATCTAGTCAATTGGAGGCTATAATCGGTGGCAGTTTATTTGAATGA